The Aureispira anguillae genome contains a region encoding:
- a CDS encoding serine hydrolase domain-containing protein, which produces MKIKDGKQTVIPFDQFLEQNKTVAFLIIQNDTIQYERYFKNYDKASIVPSFSMAKSITSILIGCAIEDGKIGSVNDPIINYIPELKKNGFENVTIKHLLQMTAGLKFNEGYTTPFGHAATFYYGLNLRRAIAKLKLKQEPGKSFDYVSGCTQLLGLVLERALEKKSITAYLQEKIWTPLNMEYNASWSLDKKKNGLEKTFCCINARARDFAKIGRLYLHKGNWNGNQIVSETWVNQSTQLDQTEGSAWFYQYQWWLPTKNGDFMAQGILGQYIYVNPSKNLIIVRLGKAHGSVNWGNLFPSLASHY; this is translated from the coding sequence ATGAAGATAAAAGATGGCAAGCAAACCGTTATTCCATTTGATCAATTTCTGGAACAAAACAAAACTGTTGCTTTTTTAATCATTCAGAACGATACCATCCAATACGAGCGTTATTTTAAAAACTATGATAAGGCATCCATCGTCCCTTCTTTTTCTATGGCAAAATCCATTACTTCTATCTTAATTGGTTGTGCCATTGAGGACGGAAAAATTGGCTCTGTCAATGATCCTATTATTAATTATATTCCCGAATTGAAAAAAAATGGTTTTGAAAATGTTACCATCAAACATTTGCTCCAGATGACTGCTGGGCTAAAATTCAATGAGGGATATACCACCCCTTTTGGACATGCCGCCACCTTTTATTATGGCTTAAATTTAAGAAGAGCGATTGCTAAGTTGAAACTAAAACAAGAACCTGGAAAAAGTTTTGATTATGTGAGTGGCTGTACCCAACTTTTGGGTTTGGTCCTAGAGCGAGCGCTAGAAAAAAAATCGATTACAGCCTATTTACAAGAAAAAATATGGACTCCATTAAATATGGAATATAACGCCAGTTGGAGTTTGGACAAAAAGAAAAATGGGTTAGAAAAAACGTTTTGCTGTATTAACGCAAGAGCGAGGGATTTTGCTAAAATTGGTCGTCTATATCTCCATAAAGGAAATTGGAATGGCAACCAAATCGTTTCAGAGACTTGGGTCAATCAGTCTACTCAACTTGATCAGACAGAGGGAAGTGCTTGGTTTTACCAATATCAATGGTGGTTACCCACTAAGAATGGAGATTTTATGGCGCAAGGCATTCTCGGTCAATACATCTATGTGAATCCTTCCAAAAATTTAATCATTGTTCGCTTAGGCAAAGCTCACGGTAGTGTCAATTGGGGCAATCTTTTTCCTTCTTTAGCCTCCCATTATTAA
- a CDS encoding RNA polymerase sigma factor codes for MKYKNKQQYFLRLYEPNHSKLLRYCESILKDPVDAQDLVSETVLVAYEQLDKLKKEASFNYFLFGIARNLIRRLQRRKKFWGLFNTEQAETIVAPKSNALNEDVQLLYQALDQLPPAQKEALILFEISGYNIKEIATIQNSSISAIKARLARGRQKLGKILSPKTTLAYE; via the coding sequence ATGAAGTATAAAAACAAACAACAATACTTTTTGAGGCTCTATGAGCCCAATCATTCCAAATTGCTGCGCTATTGTGAATCTATATTAAAAGATCCAGTTGACGCACAAGATTTGGTTAGTGAGACAGTATTGGTAGCTTATGAACAATTGGATAAATTAAAAAAAGAAGCATCCTTTAATTATTTTTTGTTTGGTATTGCGCGCAACCTAATTCGTCGTCTGCAGCGACGCAAAAAATTTTGGGGTTTATTTAATACAGAACAAGCCGAAACCATTGTTGCTCCCAAGAGCAATGCTTTAAACGAAGATGTACAACTGCTATATCAAGCCTTAGACCAGCTGCCTCCAGCTCAAAAAGAAGCCTTGATTCTATTTGAAATATCAGGTTATAACATCAAAGAAATCGCAACAATACAAAACAGTAGTATTTCTGCCATTAAAGCAAGATTAGCCCGTGGGCGACAAAAATTAGGCAAAATTCTGTCACCAAAAACAACATTAGCTTATGAATAA
- a CDS encoding retropepsin-like aspartic protease yields the protein MRTITLLMLILPSFMVLGQTSLPTLKSTTNRISIKEGTIFHKDSWTVSPKIKWDEFVTTPFKIKKTITFYSDIDSLSFTIKPNQIYDFIILLNDEQTAYTRINTSTDKPPSISIKKVLTYYKKLTSGKATPDSIPFKIGADNRIHILGKINQSDSLDLIFDTGANAIVINRSLINKRVNLNLNGQAQNQGSDGISIVATSSNNQLEIGNLIWDEVNILAIDYQDSPFDGVLGWIAFEEKMVEINYELNILVIHPNIASIHPEYTQYPMKMIQGIPYIEGTVVTGNQKATGWFGFDTGCSSSILLSQRFAHEHRFKPILPPISISTHLGSSGIAYQSNDYTLSKFKLGGFETYLIPISINQKDPEGVNNNDILGNLLLKRFNAILDFKNQVIYLKPNQLLHSSYY from the coding sequence ATGAGAACTATTACGTTACTTATGCTTATACTACCTTCTTTTATGGTTTTAGGGCAAACTTCATTGCCCACTTTAAAATCAACTACGAATAGAATAAGCATAAAAGAAGGGACTATCTTTCATAAAGATAGCTGGACAGTATCACCTAAAATTAAATGGGATGAATTTGTTACCACTCCATTTAAAATAAAAAAGACAATTACTTTTTATTCAGATATTGATTCTTTGTCTTTTACGATAAAACCTAATCAAATTTATGATTTTATAATTCTGTTGAATGATGAGCAGACGGCCTATACTAGAATAAATACATCGACTGACAAGCCCCCTTCCATTTCTATAAAAAAGGTCTTAACTTATTATAAAAAATTGACCTCAGGAAAGGCGACCCCCGATAGCATCCCTTTTAAAATTGGTGCGGATAATAGAATTCATATTCTAGGGAAAATTAATCAATCCGATTCCTTAGATTTAATATTTGACACGGGAGCTAATGCCATTGTTATCAACCGATCTTTGATCAATAAGCGTGTAAACTTAAATTTGAATGGGCAGGCTCAAAATCAAGGATCAGATGGCATATCAATCGTAGCAACTAGCTCAAATAACCAGTTAGAAATTGGCAACTTAATATGGGATGAGGTTAATATTTTAGCCATTGACTACCAAGATTCCCCCTTTGATGGGGTTTTAGGTTGGATTGCCTTTGAAGAAAAGATGGTTGAAATTAATTATGAACTAAACATCCTGGTCATACATCCAAACATTGCATCCATACATCCTGAATATACTCAATATCCAATGAAAATGATTCAGGGAATTCCCTATATAGAAGGAACAGTCGTTACAGGCAACCAAAAGGCAACGGGATGGTTTGGCTTTGATACAGGATGCAGTAGTAGCATTTTACTAAGTCAAAGATTTGCTCATGAACATCGATTCAAACCGATCCTTCCCCCAATTAGCATTTCTACCCATTTGGGAAGTTCTGGCATTGCTTATCAATCCAATGATTATACCCTTTCAAAATTTAAATTGGGTGGGTTCGAAACTTATTTAATTCCCATTTCTATTAATCAAAAAGATCCTGAGGGAGTTAATAACAATGACATATTGGGTAATTTATTGTTAAAACGATTTAATGCCATTCTTGATTTCAAAAATCAAGTCATTTACCTAAAACCCAACCAATTGTTACACAGTTCTTATTACTAA